One stretch of Paenibacillus sp. FSL R5-0341 DNA includes these proteins:
- a CDS encoding chromate transporter, with protein sequence MGWKDYNGLVIGMVRTGILGYGGGPSVIPLIRYEAVTRYKWVSDEEFGEILAIANALPGPIATKMAAYLGYKTKGVLGAIVSVLAHILPTSIAIIALLGSMYALRESKVVAGMVAAVRPVIFVMLGMMAYEFAMKAWKGLGKAFAALFGVIAFVLLQLLDIHPGIVIAVFLGYGVFHLDLVQRFKSKGKSDKGVS encoded by the coding sequence ATGGGTTGGAAAGATTACAACGGTCTCGTGATCGGAATGGTACGAACCGGAATTCTCGGATATGGCGGCGGCCCTTCGGTGATCCCGTTGATCCGTTACGAAGCCGTTACGCGTTACAAATGGGTCAGTGATGAGGAGTTCGGCGAGATTTTGGCTATCGCCAACGCCCTGCCGGGTCCCATCGCGACCAAGATGGCCGCCTATCTCGGTTATAAAACCAAAGGTGTACTGGGCGCAATTGTGTCCGTACTCGCTCATATTTTGCCGACAAGCATTGCCATCATTGCTCTGCTCGGTTCCATGTACGCGCTGCGCGAGTCGAAAGTGGTAGCAGGCATGGTAGCCGCTGTTCGGCCAGTCATTTTTGTCATGCTGGGCATGATGGCTTATGAATTCGCCATGAAAGCCTGGAAGGGACTCGGCAAAGCTTTTGCCGCCCTCTTCGGCGTAATTGCCTTTGTACTGTTGCAGCTGCTGGATATCCATCCAGGGATTGTGATCGCGGTTTTCCTTGGATATGGTGTCTTCCATCTGGATCTGGTCCAGCGCTTCAAATCCAAAGGCAAATCCGATAAGGGGGTGTCCTAA
- a CDS encoding Lrp/AsnC family transcriptional regulator translates to MSEKRSSKGGEIPQMYNLDEMDRKIIAALHKNSRISYTDLGTQIGLSRVAVQARINALSEKGIIERFTVVINPGKVGLQVSAFFNVDVEPPFLDEVAEKLDEEPAVTSLYHMTGPSTLHMHGIFADMEEMEQFLLEKLYKMPGIVKVESQLLLKRYKSRMGMRL, encoded by the coding sequence ATGTCAGAGAAACGCTCCTCCAAGGGAGGAGAAATTCCGCAAATGTACAATCTCGACGAGATGGATCGCAAAATCATCGCTGCGCTTCACAAGAACAGCCGGATATCCTATACGGATCTGGGAACACAAATCGGGTTGTCACGTGTAGCAGTCCAAGCACGCATCAATGCGTTATCCGAAAAAGGAATCATTGAACGCTTCACCGTTGTGATCAACCCTGGCAAGGTTGGACTTCAGGTCTCGGCCTTTTTTAATGTGGATGTCGAACCACCCTTCCTGGATGAAGTGGCAGAGAAACTAGACGAAGAGCCAGCTGTCACCAGCCTCTATCATATGACAGGCCCGAGTACCCTGCACATGCACGGTATTTTTGCGGATATGGAAGAGATGGAGCAGTTCTTGCTGGAGAAGCTCTACAAGATGCCAGGCATCGTCAAAGTGGAATCACAGCTGTTATTAAAACGATATAAAAGCCGGATGGGCATGAGACTCTAG
- a CDS encoding PAS domain-containing protein, which produces MSSARKNRLSGLADQPVRLLLNEIDNHITDNEFRSRLKGSLHQLSDLKFALDESSIVALTDRKGKIQYVNDKFCEISQYEREELIGKDHRIINSGYHGKTFMKNLWDTISSGKVWNGEIRNRARDGSYYWVNTTIVPFLDNDGEPYQYLAVRSEVTKLKSVEAELQKMMSQVMNIQEEERRRISRELHDGIGQSLFSLVIQMDRLLADQPQPGVEALRKQVTGIMEDVRGMAWELRPSVLDDLGVVPAIRTYIENYTRHYGIEVDLECNLRKRLEMNREISIYRIIQEALTNVAKYADVSEARVTVEDAEDMTMVIIEDQGAGFSEATAGNGVGLFSMEERARGAGGTLRVSSEPGEGTTVTLLLPKTAQA; this is translated from the coding sequence TTGAGTAGTGCACGCAAGAACAGACTAAGTGGACTCGCAGACCAACCCGTACGGCTCCTGCTGAACGAAATCGACAATCATATTACGGATAACGAATTTCGCAGCCGGTTGAAAGGTTCCCTTCATCAACTAAGTGATCTGAAATTTGCTCTGGATGAGTCCTCTATCGTTGCCCTCACGGACCGCAAAGGGAAAATCCAATATGTGAATGATAAATTCTGTGAAATCTCGCAGTATGAGCGCGAGGAACTGATCGGTAAAGATCATCGAATCATTAATTCCGGATACCATGGCAAGACCTTTATGAAAAACCTGTGGGACACGATATCCTCAGGTAAGGTTTGGAACGGGGAAATTCGCAATCGTGCCAGGGATGGCAGTTATTATTGGGTTAACACCACCATCGTGCCTTTCCTCGATAATGACGGTGAACCCTATCAATACCTGGCTGTACGTAGTGAGGTAACCAAGCTGAAATCCGTCGAAGCCGAATTACAGAAGATGATGTCCCAAGTGATGAACATTCAGGAAGAGGAACGACGTCGGATCTCACGTGAACTGCATGACGGGATTGGGCAGAGTCTCTTCTCTCTGGTTATTCAGATGGACCGACTGCTGGCAGACCAGCCTCAACCGGGTGTTGAAGCACTGCGGAAGCAGGTCACGGGCATCATGGAAGATGTGCGCGGTATGGCATGGGAGCTGAGACCATCCGTTCTGGATGATCTGGGTGTTGTTCCGGCCATTCGGACGTATATTGAGAATTACACCCGTCACTACGGAATCGAAGTCGATCTGGAATGTAATTTGCGCAAGCGACTGGAGATGAATCGGGAGATTTCCATATACCGGATTATTCAGGAAGCCTTAACGAATGTCGCAAAGTATGCCGATGTTTCCGAGGCACGTGTTACTGTCGAAGATGCTGAGGACATGACGATGGTTATTATTGAAGACCAGGGGGCTGGATTCAGCGAAGCAACCGCTGGCAATGGCGTTGGATTGTTCAGCATGGAAGAGCGTGCCCGTGGTGCAGGAGGAACGTTAAGAGTGTCTTCCGAGCCTGGCGAAGGGACCACCGTTACCCTTTTACTGCCCAAGACAGCACAAGCATAA
- a CDS encoding response regulator transcription factor has translation MIQLLVVDDHVVVRSGLIALLEGKNDIHIVGDAADGDEAIAKAQELKPDVVLMDFSMPPGKDGLTATAELKKLMPDVSILILTMHDDEEYLFRAIHAGASGYILKSAPHEELLAAIRSVAEGSAYLYPSATKRLMSEYLDKAKQENAGPYDTLSEREKEILSWIAKGYANKEIAEHLIISVKTVESHKSNLMEKLGLRTRPELVKFAMKKGLLNFE, from the coding sequence GTGATTCAACTATTAGTTGTAGACGACCATGTCGTCGTGCGTTCCGGGCTGATCGCCTTACTCGAAGGAAAGAATGATATACATATCGTTGGAGATGCCGCTGACGGCGATGAAGCCATTGCCAAGGCTCAAGAATTGAAGCCAGATGTGGTATTGATGGATTTCAGCATGCCACCGGGCAAAGACGGTCTGACGGCTACGGCTGAATTGAAGAAATTGATGCCGGATGTCTCCATTTTGATACTAACCATGCATGACGATGAAGAATATCTGTTCCGCGCCATCCACGCGGGAGCATCCGGATATATACTCAAAAGTGCGCCGCATGAAGAATTGCTTGCCGCGATTCGTTCCGTAGCAGAGGGTAGCGCCTATCTGTACCCCAGTGCAACCAAGCGGCTGATGAGTGAATACCTGGACAAAGCCAAACAGGAAAACGCCGGACCGTATGACACGTTATCCGAGCGGGAGAAAGAGATTTTGTCCTGGATTGCCAAAGGCTACGCCAACAAGGAGATCGCCGAACATCTGATCATCAGTGTCAAAACGGTCGAATCCCATAAAAGCAATCTGATGGAGAAACTTGGTCTGCGTACAAGACCCGAACTTGTGAAGTTCGCCATGAAAAAGGGGTTGCTGAACTTTGAGTAG
- a CDS encoding GAF domain-containing protein produces MHDELPSGIQEMIDGLRLNTSSDFCGLACLNGTMLRWKYTSGASNERVKRMEMRPGQDLVGTALRTGRTARSDAQSTGEHTPGRCPLMLAERLVSAIAVPVFQEGSVPGAVLLVGSRLPCTFSPDMVRQTEQVALHLQPKVFG; encoded by the coding sequence ATGCATGATGAACTGCCATCTGGCATTCAGGAGATGATCGACGGCCTGCGCCTGAACACATCCAGCGACTTCTGCGGACTTGCCTGTCTGAACGGGACGATGCTGCGCTGGAAGTATACCTCTGGGGCTAGTAATGAACGGGTGAAACGCATGGAAATGCGTCCCGGACAAGATCTGGTAGGCACAGCCCTTCGGACTGGACGCACAGCCCGATCTGATGCACAATCCACCGGGGAGCATACACCCGGTCGCTGCCCGTTAATGCTTGCTGAGCGGCTGGTAAGTGCCATAGCGGTACCTGTGTTCCAGGAAGGAAGCGTGCCTGGCGCCGTGCTGCTCGTTGGCAGCAGACTGCCTTGTACCTTCTCACCGGACATGGTCCGGCAGACGGAGCAAGTCGCTCTACATCTTCAGCCGAAGGTGTTTGGATAA
- a CDS encoding Crp/Fnr family transcriptional regulator, which produces MGTVFVERTTQRTEQKQTEAGKMTRETGGILSFVTPEQWDLIEAKMQPKRVKSGYSLFLEGDEAGYLYYIRSGRVKMTKSTEDGKEIILSIQQSGDLIGEFGGIGGLNHSYSAEMAEKGELAIISLSDLESILSKHGDLALKFLQWMALSQRITQSRFRDLLLYGKAGALASTLIRASNSYGKTTPDGIVLDMKLNHTELAEMIGATRESVTRMLGAWKEQGTLDMMDGKLMIRDLEALRCMCGCPTFPSCPAELCRL; this is translated from the coding sequence ATGGGTACAGTATTTGTAGAAAGAACAACCCAAAGAACAGAGCAGAAACAAACGGAGGCGGGCAAAATGACACGAGAAACAGGCGGAATCCTTTCGTTCGTTACACCTGAGCAATGGGACCTGATTGAAGCGAAAATGCAGCCCAAACGGGTAAAGTCGGGGTATAGTCTCTTTCTCGAAGGCGATGAAGCCGGATATCTGTACTACATTCGTTCGGGACGAGTGAAAATGACCAAGTCGACGGAGGATGGCAAGGAAATTATTTTATCCATTCAGCAAAGCGGCGATCTCATCGGTGAATTCGGGGGCATCGGCGGATTGAATCATAGCTACAGTGCAGAGATGGCGGAAAAAGGGGAACTGGCCATTATCTCGCTTAGCGACCTGGAAAGTATACTCAGCAAACATGGCGACCTTGCTTTGAAATTCTTGCAATGGATGGCACTGTCGCAGCGAATCACTCAGTCGAGATTCCGTGATTTGCTGCTCTATGGCAAGGCGGGTGCACTCGCTTCGACTCTGATCCGTGCTAGCAACTCGTATGGCAAGACTACACCGGATGGCATCGTGCTAGACATGAAGCTGAACCATACCGAGCTTGCCGAGATGATCGGAGCGACCCGGGAGAGTGTAACGCGGATGCTGGGGGCATGGAAGGAACAAGGTACGCTAGATATGATGGACGGCAAACTGATGATTCGGGATCTGGAAGCCTTGCGCTGCATGTGCGGATGTCCGACATTCCCAAGCTGCCCGGCAGAGCTGTGCCGATTGTAA
- a CDS encoding GNAT family protein produces the protein MQLETDRLIIREIRETDWERIHAYTSMTEVTQHTAWGPNTEEDTRAYVQFVLDTQQAHPREGFELAICLKSDGTLLGGVGIHVMEKTNAEIGYVLNPAYQGKGYAAEAARALLGFGFNELGIHRIYAKCRPHNTASENVMKKIGMQREGLLREHWFYKGSFHDSVLYSILASEYGATNGDQTLHM, from the coding sequence ATGCAATTGGAGACGGACAGATTGATCATCCGGGAGATTCGGGAGACCGACTGGGAGAGAATTCATGCCTATACCTCCATGACGGAAGTTACACAGCATACAGCATGGGGACCGAATACGGAAGAGGATACACGGGCATACGTGCAGTTTGTATTGGACACGCAGCAGGCACATCCACGAGAGGGCTTTGAACTTGCGATATGTTTAAAAAGTGACGGGACTCTCCTTGGGGGAGTCGGCATTCACGTTATGGAGAAAACCAATGCAGAGATCGGTTACGTCCTCAACCCTGCTTACCAAGGGAAAGGTTATGCCGCTGAAGCAGCTCGCGCTTTACTGGGTTTCGGTTTCAACGAACTTGGCATTCACCGCATTTACGCTAAATGTCGTCCGCACAACACGGCTTCGGAGAACGTTATGAAGAAGATTGGTATGCAGCGTGAAGGTCTGCTGCGAGAGCACTGGTTCTACAAAGGCTCCTTTCATGATTCGGTGCTCTATTCGATTCTCGCCAGTGAATATGGGGCAACCAATGGAGACCAAACGTTACATATGTAA
- a CDS encoding DUF6359 domain-containing protein, whose protein sequence is MMATALLGPGSQSPVQAAAPLTVSQAIAAQSGGGTATVEGIIVGHATGSLTAKFTSPYANDFNVLIADSASERTNARLLDVQVPASFRSQYGLASNPSLVGKKIIVTGTLGAYNSYAGVKNPTSIALSSGTTNPDPEPNPGTTLPDGTGKKVLFDNTHAQTAGAADWIIDGAFSDFATGLRNAGFAVDQLERSIPYTFGEQAITYNKLKDYHVFVIGEANVPFKATEQAALVQYVQNGGSIFFISDHYNADRNKNRWDSSEVFNGYRRGAFLNPAKGMSSAEAESPAMQGVISSDWLATNFGVRFRYNALGDVNASDIVAPAQSFGITAGVNSVAMHAGSTIAIMDPNKAKGLVYVPSGVSKWGNAVDQGVYNGGGRAEGAYAAIAKIGAGKAAFIGDSSPVEDATPKYLREETGATKKTYDGFKEVDDATFLVNTVKWLAVKESYTSLAQVPGLTLDTATSLLPMEAPAASTEPQLEPWAAPAAGYKWYDPTTFKAGSYGKAQ, encoded by the coding sequence ATGATGGCAACCGCATTGCTCGGGCCGGGTTCGCAAAGTCCGGTACAAGCTGCAGCACCACTTACTGTATCTCAGGCCATCGCTGCCCAGAGCGGTGGAGGAACGGCAACGGTTGAAGGGATCATTGTTGGACATGCTACCGGCTCGCTTACAGCCAAGTTTACATCTCCGTATGCCAATGATTTTAATGTTCTGATTGCAGATTCAGCGTCAGAGCGAACCAACGCCAGATTATTGGATGTACAAGTTCCCGCATCTTTCCGTTCGCAATATGGACTGGCTTCCAATCCGAGTCTTGTAGGTAAAAAGATCATCGTAACCGGAACCTTAGGTGCCTACAACAGCTATGCAGGAGTCAAAAACCCAACGTCCATCGCGCTTTCCTCCGGAACAACCAATCCTGATCCAGAACCGAACCCAGGTACAACATTACCGGATGGTACTGGCAAGAAAGTATTGTTCGATAATACCCATGCCCAGACAGCAGGTGCTGCCGACTGGATTATTGACGGGGCATTTTCGGATTTTGCCACTGGTCTGCGAAACGCAGGCTTTGCCGTGGATCAGCTGGAACGCAGTATCCCGTATACATTTGGTGAGCAAGCCATCACCTATAATAAATTGAAAGATTACCACGTCTTTGTCATCGGCGAAGCCAACGTGCCGTTCAAGGCGACTGAGCAGGCTGCGCTGGTGCAGTATGTACAGAACGGAGGAAGTATCTTCTTCATCTCCGATCACTATAATGCAGACCGCAACAAAAATCGCTGGGATTCTTCCGAAGTATTCAACGGTTATCGCCGTGGTGCCTTTCTGAATCCAGCCAAAGGCATGTCTTCGGCTGAAGCTGAATCACCTGCCATGCAGGGTGTGATTAGCTCCGATTGGCTGGCGACGAACTTTGGTGTTCGTTTCCGCTACAATGCTCTCGGCGATGTGAACGCATCGGATATCGTTGCACCTGCACAATCCTTCGGCATTACGGCTGGCGTTAATTCTGTAGCCATGCATGCCGGATCGACCATTGCAATTATGGACCCGAACAAGGCCAAAGGCTTGGTGTACGTACCAAGTGGTGTGTCCAAGTGGGGGAATGCCGTGGATCAGGGCGTATACAATGGTGGTGGACGAGCTGAAGGAGCCTATGCCGCCATCGCGAAGATTGGTGCGGGCAAAGCCGCATTTATCGGCGACTCTTCCCCTGTAGAAGACGCTACTCCGAAATATTTGCGAGAAGAGACTGGTGCTACCAAGAAGACTTATGATGGATTCAAAGAAGTGGATGATGCTACTTTCCTCGTGAATACCGTGAAATGGCTCGCAGTCAAAGAGAGCTATACCAGTCTGGCGCAAGTGCCAGGACTGACATTGGATACGGCAACAAGCCTGCTTCCGATGGAAGCTCCGGCTGCATCGACCGAGCCGCAACTTGAGCCGTGGGCTGCACCCGCAGCAGGGTACAAGTGGTATGACCCGACTACATTTAAGGCAGGTTCATACGGAAAAGCTCAATAA
- the cdaS gene encoding sporulation-specific diadenylate cyclase CdaS, whose amino-acid sequence MMNRQADCDSSSMRQKLKADLHRVADRMNLTLSRFDNDSACLLGQFAEIRAEIKQIEVLASSFYLDCYLSPFTEKFAELTSSVQHLSDRRYGALIVIEREVPLESIIHSGVAVDARVTHALLESLFIPGAPLHDGAVLIRGNQIVSAGNVLPLSQAEVHERKIGTRHRAALGLSELTDAVVLVVSEETGQASFAVDGDLHPINVVEILS is encoded by the coding sequence ATGATGAATCGGCAAGCAGACTGTGACAGTTCTTCGATGAGACAGAAGCTCAAGGCGGACCTCCATCGTGTGGCGGATCGAATGAATCTGACGTTATCCCGGTTTGACAATGACAGTGCCTGTCTGTTGGGACAATTTGCAGAGATTCGAGCGGAGATCAAGCAGATCGAGGTACTCGCCTCTTCGTTTTATCTGGATTGTTATCTGTCACCCTTTACCGAGAAGTTTGCCGAATTAACATCGAGCGTACAGCATCTATCTGACCGGAGATATGGTGCGCTGATTGTGATTGAACGCGAAGTTCCGTTGGAGTCGATCATCCATTCAGGGGTGGCGGTGGATGCGAGAGTGACGCATGCGTTGCTGGAATCGCTGTTCATTCCCGGTGCGCCTCTGCATGACGGGGCCGTACTAATTCGTGGCAATCAGATCGTATCCGCGGGAAATGTGTTGCCATTGTCGCAGGCAGAAGTGCATGAACGAAAGATCGGCACCCGTCATCGCGCTGCGTTGGGACTAAGCGAATTGACGGATGCGGTTGTGCTGGTCGTTTCTGAAGAGACGGGGCAGGCCTCATTCGCTGTAGATGGCGATTTGCATCCAATCAATGTGGTTGAGATCCTTTCTTAA
- a CDS encoding Glu/Leu/Phe/Val dehydrogenase, which translates to MSWFEAMEHHDYEELVLCQDRNSGLKAIIAIHDTTLGPALGGTRMWTYASEEAAIEDALRLARGMTYKNAISGLNLGGGKTVIIGDPRRDKNEAMFRAFGRYIQGLNGRYITAEDVGTTEEDMNLIYQETDYVTGISASYGSSGNPSPATAWGVYRGIKAAAKEAFGTNMLEGKTIAVQGVGNVAMHLCKYLYEEGARLIVTDIHKDSVKQAVDRFGATAVDPADITGVDCDIYAPCALGGTINDDTLKTLKAKVVAGCANNQLLETRHGDQLYDMGIVYAPDYVINAGGVINIADELNGYNADRAWSKIGEIYTNLEKIFESSRTEGIATYVAADRLAERRIEQMKNTRSTFLQNGHHALSSRRLRK; encoded by the coding sequence ATGAGTTGGTTTGAAGCAATGGAGCATCACGATTATGAGGAACTGGTTCTGTGCCAGGATCGAAATTCAGGGTTAAAAGCAATTATCGCCATACACGACACTACACTCGGCCCTGCGCTGGGAGGGACGCGGATGTGGACTTACGCTTCAGAAGAAGCAGCCATTGAAGATGCCCTGCGCCTTGCCCGTGGTATGACATATAAGAATGCGATATCAGGCCTCAATCTGGGCGGCGGCAAGACCGTTATCATCGGAGATCCGCGGCGTGACAAAAACGAAGCGATGTTTCGGGCGTTTGGACGATATATTCAAGGATTGAACGGACGTTATATCACGGCCGAGGATGTGGGAACGACGGAAGAAGACATGAACTTGATCTATCAGGAAACTGATTATGTAACAGGCATCTCGGCAAGTTATGGTTCATCCGGGAATCCATCGCCTGCAACGGCTTGGGGTGTATATCGCGGGATCAAGGCAGCAGCCAAAGAAGCATTTGGAACAAATATGCTGGAAGGCAAAACGATAGCGGTTCAAGGCGTGGGCAATGTCGCAATGCATCTATGCAAATATCTGTATGAGGAAGGTGCACGTCTGATCGTTACGGATATCCATAAGGACTCGGTCAAGCAGGCTGTGGATCGCTTCGGCGCGACCGCTGTGGATCCCGCAGACATCACGGGTGTGGATTGTGATATCTATGCACCATGTGCGCTGGGTGGCACGATTAATGACGACACACTCAAGACGCTCAAGGCGAAGGTGGTCGCGGGCTGTGCGAATAATCAGCTTCTAGAGACCCGTCATGGAGATCAACTATATGATATGGGCATCGTATACGCGCCTGACTACGTCATCAATGCTGGTGGTGTGATCAATATTGCAGATGAGCTGAATGGTTACAACGCGGATCGGGCGTGGAGCAAGATCGGAGAGATCTATACCAATTTGGAGAAAATATTCGAAAGCTCACGTACCGAAGGCATCGCAACTTATGTTGCCGCAGATCGTCTGGCTGAGCGACGGATCGAACAGATGAAGAATACGCGTAGCACATTCCTGCAGAATGGTCATCACGCTTTGAGTTCCCGGAGATTGCGTAAGTAA
- a CDS encoding methyl-accepting chemotaxis protein produces the protein MISSDVVVRKSKDEINVLADRLGEGLWTAMQLQQQLSHAISVHSTFKELLDLRNTNEMTDETFFTDENPYFNRANTILTDSISDTIGTKPDLFVFDKEGIMVAGTMPEVIGQSRGDREYFKESIQGRSFISDAVVSKTSKKLIIAFSEPIIDDEGNILGVFAMSVDSNFFLGQLGDIKINGQGKVEVLSRSGIIMYDSIDPSVVGQTLEEDKDAMGIIEARATDKVKITSMDRDGTYYRINQIPGADLSVVIIDDYDDIRRPVEDMFKQMLVVTAIGIMLAIFVGLLISRNITKPVIRLTGLFKQLAEGNLTVKADGKYNSEFKDLAESFNGMVEKNRILITDMNSSIHVLQASTQELEETSRQTARSIDETSATSMGIAKAMEAQSEDTEQIAGKFNSFGDKVAAMNSSAQDVKARADEIENVFHNGNEVVNELMRINEVNEREVEKISEITVKLQTSSGSISQITEAISQIAKQTNLLALNASIEASRAGEHGRGFAVVAEEIRNLAEQSARQSKEISSIIEQNLADVAENNQSVAEIHTISSRQDELVIQTRQAFDVILEKVTVINQQIATMAGQMQEMLQNKDDVLESAHSLSASGEQVSASVEEVTATMMEQSSTVQQLANMVDTIDQLTQKLAESAARFKVE, from the coding sequence ATGATTTCATCTGATGTTGTGGTCAGGAAAAGCAAGGATGAGATTAACGTGTTGGCTGACCGCCTTGGGGAAGGGCTCTGGACAGCGATGCAACTTCAGCAACAATTGAGTCATGCTATATCCGTACATAGTACTTTCAAAGAACTCTTGGATTTGCGTAATACCAATGAAATGACAGATGAGACCTTCTTCACAGATGAGAATCCATACTTCAATAGAGCGAATACGATTCTTACCGACAGTATATCTGACACGATCGGCACCAAGCCGGACCTATTCGTGTTTGATAAGGAAGGAATCATGGTGGCGGGAACCATGCCGGAAGTGATTGGGCAGTCACGGGGAGATCGGGAATATTTCAAGGAGTCTATCCAAGGGAGATCCTTCATCAGTGATGCCGTCGTCTCAAAGACTAGCAAGAAGCTAATTATTGCATTCTCGGAGCCCATCATCGATGATGAGGGGAATATACTGGGTGTGTTCGCCATGTCGGTGGATAGCAACTTTTTCCTGGGGCAACTCGGAGACATTAAGATCAATGGTCAAGGCAAAGTTGAAGTGCTGAGCCGGAGCGGCATCATTATGTATGATTCAATAGACCCTTCCGTTGTGGGACAAACGCTGGAAGAGGATAAAGACGCGATGGGAATTATCGAAGCCAGAGCCACAGACAAAGTGAAAATCACTTCGATGGATCGAGACGGTACCTACTATCGTATTAATCAGATTCCGGGTGCAGATCTCTCTGTGGTGATTATTGACGACTATGATGATATAAGACGCCCGGTGGAGGATATGTTCAAACAGATGCTGGTCGTTACTGCAATCGGAATCATGCTGGCAATCTTTGTTGGGTTGCTCATATCTCGTAATATAACGAAACCAGTCATTCGCCTTACAGGTCTGTTCAAGCAACTTGCCGAAGGGAATCTGACCGTAAAAGCAGACGGCAAGTATAACAGCGAATTCAAGGATCTGGCTGAGAGTTTCAATGGCATGGTGGAGAAAAACAGGATCCTGATTACCGATATGAATAGTTCGATTCATGTCCTTCAGGCCAGCACGCAGGAGCTGGAGGAGACATCCAGACAGACGGCCAGATCCATTGATGAAACATCGGCGACGTCCATGGGGATCGCGAAGGCGATGGAGGCCCAATCGGAAGATACGGAGCAGATTGCAGGCAAATTCAACAGCTTCGGCGATAAAGTGGCTGCCATGAACAGCAGTGCACAGGATGTGAAGGCAAGAGCGGATGAGATCGAAAATGTATTTCACAACGGGAATGAAGTTGTCAATGAACTGATGCGTATCAATGAGGTGAACGAACGGGAAGTGGAGAAAATCTCTGAGATTACCGTCAAACTTCAAACCAGTTCGGGCAGTATTAGTCAGATCACGGAAGCCATCAGCCAGATCGCTAAGCAGACGAACCTGCTTGCATTGAATGCTTCAATTGAAGCATCACGGGCTGGAGAGCATGGCAGAGGATTTGCGGTAGTGGCCGAAGAGATCCGCAACCTGGCAGAGCAGAGTGCCCGCCAGTCCAAGGAAATCTCTAGCATTATCGAACAGAACCTGGCCGATGTCGCCGAGAACAACCAAAGTGTTGCGGAAATTCACACGATCTCGTCCAGGCAGGATGAGCTTGTCATTCAGACCCGTCAGGCGTTTGATGTGATTTTGGAGAAGGTGACGGTCATTAATCAACAGATCGCCACGATGGCAGGACAGATGCAAGAGATGTTGCAGAACAAGGACGACGTACTGGAGTCAGCACATAGCTTGTCGGCTTCAGGAGAGCAGGTATCTGCATCGGTTGAAGAGGTAACGGCAACCATGATGGAGCAGTCTTCGACGGTACAGCAGTTGGCGAACATGGTCGATACGATCGATCAATTGACGCAAAAGCTGGCCGAATCGGCCGCAAGATTCAAGGTGGAGTAA